From the genome of Pyxidicoccus trucidator:
GCATGGTCCAGCGGAAGCGCCACCTGCGCGTCCAACTGGCTCGCGATATACGCCTCGAAGTCCGGCGCCACCCGGCGGATGGCCCCGACCAGGTACGAGAAGAACCGCTCGGGCGCGTTGTCCTGCTCGTCGAGTGACAGCCACGCGCGCAGGTGCGGTACGCGCTCCTCGCGGTACCACTGGGTCAGCAGCGTCGTCTTGCCCGAGCCGAGTGGCGCAGTCACCAGCACCAGCTTTCCGCTGATGCCCCGGTCGATTCGCCGCAGGGGCGCGCTCCTCGTCACGAGCACCGACGCCGTCTGCGGAGGCGAGAGCTTCGTCGGCAGCAGATGCGAGAGATGCTCACCGAGCGGCGCCGCACCTTCCGCGGCGCCCGGCGCGACAGGCGAGGGCAGCTGACGGCTCCCCATGGCGTTTCGACGGCTCCGCATAGGTGCTCTCCCCATGGCTGATTTCTGAATCAGTAGACCATGGACGCAGAACGCCTTGACCCCCGCCCGTGCGGGCGAAGTGTCGCCCAGGGCACACCGCGACGCGTCGCGAGGCAGCCCTTCACGGCCCCTTGGGCCAACTCAAACGCAACGTTGCTGCACAAGTACCAACTCACTGACACCGCGCCGCGTTGAAGCCCGGCTTCACGAGCCCCGGAGTCGTTCACTCCCCCTCCCTTCGGTGGGGGCGATGTCGCGGACTGCCCTGGTATTCCCCGGACAGCATCGCTTCCCCGTTCTGTCAGGAGGTCCATATCGTGGGTACCCAACAAGTCGGCGTGAGCAGGAACTGGTGGCGCGCTCGGGCAGTTTCGCTGTGTGCCGCCGTGTCGCTGTTGGTCTCATCCAGCGCCGCCGCGCAGGCGCCCTCCTTCATCGAGTTCGACAGCGGGCACGTACGGCCGCTGGCGATTTCTCCGGACGGAACGAAGCTCTTCGCCGTCAATACCCCGGACAACCGGCTGGAGATCTTCAACATCACCAGCGCCGGCCTGACGCTCGCCGCCGAGGTGCCGGTGGGCATGGAGCCCGTCGCCGTCGCCGCGCGCAGCAACACGGAAGTCTGGGTGGTCAACCACCTGTCGGACAGCATCAGCGTGGTGAGCCTCAGCGGCACGCCCCGCGTGGTGCGCACGCTGCTCGTCGGTGACGAGCCGCGCGACGTCGTCTTCGCCGGCACCGGCGGATATGCCTTCATCACCACGGCGCACCGCGGCCAACATCGCACGGACCCGTCCATCGCCAGTGTCCCCGGCGCGGGTGACTCGAAGCTGACCACGGCGGGCGTGGGCCGCGCGGACGTCTGGGTCTTCAACCCGGCGTCGCTGGGCACCACCCTGGGCGGCACGCCCCTGCGCATCGTGACGCTCTTCGGCGACACGCCTCGCGGCCTCGCCGTCAGCCCGGACAAGAAGACCGTCTATGCGGCCATTGCCCAGTCCGGCAACCAGACGACCACCCTCAGCTTTGATGCCGTCTGCGACGGCTTCTACGAGAACATCCCGTGTCTCTCCTTCCCCGACACCTACCCGTGGGGGAACAACCTCATGCCGGGCGGCCTGCCCGGTCCGAATACCAACGTCGAGGGTGCCAAAGCGCCGGAGACGGGGCTCATCGTCAAGTGGAACCCGTCCGCCAACCGGTGGGAGGACACGCTCGGCCGCAACTGGAACAACGGCGTGCGCTTCCGCCTGCCGGACAAGGACGTGTTCGCCATCAACGCGGACACCCTCCAGGAGACGGCCTTCTACACCGGCGTCGGCACCACCCTCTTCAACCTCGCCACCAACCCGAGGACGGGCGCGCTGTACGTCTCCAACAGCGAGGCCAACAACCTGACGCGCTTCGAGGGCCCGGGCGCCTTCGGCGGAAGCACGGTGCAGGGCAACCTGGCGAAGATGCGCATCACCGTCATCTCCGGCGGCGCCGTCGCCCCGCGGCACCTCAACAAGCACATCGACTACTCGAAGCTGGCCGGGAAGCCCGGCTTCGACCCCTCGGTCAAGAACCACAGCCTCTCCACCCCCACGGACATGGTGGTGTCGAGCAACGGCTCGAAGCTGTACGTGGCCGCGTTCAGCTCCAGCAAGGTCGGCGTCTTCGACACCGCGGCGCTGGAGGCCAACACCTTCGACCCCCGCACGGCGAGCGCCAACTACATCCCCGTCAGCGGCGGCGGCCCCAGCGGACTGGTGCTGGACGAGGCGCGCAACCGCCTCTATGTGATGACCCGCTTCGACAACGCGGTGAAGGTCATCGACCTGGCCACCAAGGCGCAGGTGGCCTCGGCGGCGTTCTTCAACCCGGAGCCGGCCTCCGTGGTGCAGGGCCGTCCGTTCCTCTATGACGCCAACTTCTCCTCCGCCAACGGCGAGGCGTCCTGCGCCAGTTGCCACATCTTCGGCGACAAGGACGAGCTGGCCTGGGACCTGGGCAACCCGGACGACGTGGTGACCACCAACCCCATCGAGCTGCGCCTGTCGAGCGACCTCGAGATTGGCCTGTTCCGCACGTTCACCGGCCATCCGGGCTCGGACGTCAACGGCACCGGCGACCAGCACTCCTTCCACCCCATGAAGGGCCCCATGACGACGCAGACCCTGCGTGGCATGACGAACGCGGGCGCCATGCACTGGCGCGGGGACCGCGCGGACGGCTTCTTCGGCAGCGACCCGTACAACGAGGAGCTGTCGTTCAAGAACTTCATCGTGGCCTTCGAGGGGCTGCTGGGCCGCGCGTCCATGCCTACCGAGGCGGAGATGAACAAGTTCACCGCCTTCCAGCTCCAGGTGCAGCTGCCGCCCAGCCCCGTGCGCCGGCTGGACAACTCGCTCACCGCCTCGGAGAAGGCGGGCAGTGACTTCTACTTCGGCAGCCGCCGCGTGGACGGCATCGCGATTGGCGATGACAACGGCTTCAACTGCAACGGCTGCCACACCATCGATGGGGCCCAGGGCTTCTTCGGCACGGACGGCAAGGGCAGCTTCGAGGGCATCACCCAGATCGTGAAGATTCCCCACGTGCGCAACATGTACACGAAGGTCGGCATGTTCGGCTTCCCGGACAGCCGGTTCT
Proteins encoded in this window:
- a CDS encoding YncE family protein — its product is MVGTQQVGVSRNWWRARAVSLCAAVSLLVSSSAAAQAPSFIEFDSGHVRPLAISPDGTKLFAVNTPDNRLEIFNITSAGLTLAAEVPVGMEPVAVAARSNTEVWVVNHLSDSISVVSLSGTPRVVRTLLVGDEPRDVVFAGTGGYAFITTAHRGQHRTDPSIASVPGAGDSKLTTAGVGRADVWVFNPASLGTTLGGTPLRIVTLFGDTPRGLAVSPDKKTVYAAIAQSGNQTTTLSFDAVCDGFYENIPCLSFPDTYPWGNNLMPGGLPGPNTNVEGAKAPETGLIVKWNPSANRWEDTLGRNWNNGVRFRLPDKDVFAINADTLQETAFYTGVGTTLFNLATNPRTGALYVSNSEANNLTRFEGPGAFGGSTVQGNLAKMRITVISGGAVAPRHLNKHIDYSKLAGKPGFDPSVKNHSLSTPTDMVVSSNGSKLYVAAFSSSKVGVFDTAALEANTFDPRTASANYIPVSGGGPSGLVLDEARNRLYVMTRFDNAVKVIDLATKAQVASAAFFNPEPASVVQGRPFLYDANFSSANGEASCASCHIFGDKDELAWDLGNPDDVVTTNPIELRLSSDLEIGLFRTFTGHPGSDVNGTGDQHSFHPMKGPMTTQTLRGMTNAGAMHWRGDRADGFFGSDPYNEELSFKNFIVAFEGLLGRASMPTEAEMNKFTAFQLQVQLPPSPVRRLDNSLTASEKAGSDFYFGSRRVDGIAIGDDNGFNCNGCHTIDGAQGFFGTDGKGSFEGITQIVKIPHVRNMYTKVGMFGFPDSRFFSHPESGQLGDQIRGFGFTNDGAVDTLFRFFSAIVFTNTSIGGPLVGFQNDTQRRNVEAFMLAADTDLAPIVGQQITLTNTNASTVGSRIDLLIARARAPFASKILGGATFEADLVAKVAVAGRVKGYLYERTPGTWKPDDGSANITTAALRALANTAGQEVTFTAVPPGSGTRIAIDRNLDGTLDGR